The Streptomyces cyaneogriseus subsp. noncyanogenus region CGACCGCATCGCCCTGATGCGCGACGGCCGCGTGGTGCAGCTCGGCACCCCCGAGGAGATCGTCGGCTCGCCCGTGGACGACTACGTCCGCTCCTTCGTCCAGGACGTGCCCCGCGAACAGGTCATGACGGTGCGTACGGCCATGCGTCCGGCCACCGCCGAGGAGGCCGGCCACGGTCCCGCGCTGCGGCCCGGCGCGACGGTCGCCGAGGCGATCGAGGCGGTCGCCCGGGCCGGGGTGCCGGCCCGGGTGGTGGACGCGGGCCGCTGCCTGGGCGTGGTGGACGCCGACGCCCTGCTCGGCGTGGTCGCCGGGACGGGGCTCCCCTCCGCCGCCGGGGCGCCGGCGACCGGCGGCGCCGACGCACCGGAGGGCGGCCCCGCCGGTGCGGGAACGGAACGCCCGAGGGAGGCGGTGTGATGGCGACCGCCACCGCGGGCGCCCCGCGCGCCGCCCTCCCCGGCCCGCTGCGCCACCGCGCCGCCGGCAAGCTGCTGCTGCTCGCCGTGGCCGCCGCGGTCCTGGTGCCGTTCGCCGCCGCCCGGTGGGGCAGCGGCGGCTGGCCGGCCGCGCTCACCGTCGACATCTCCGCGCCGCTGGGCCGGGCCAGCGACTGGATCATCGACAACCGCGACAGCCACCCGCTGTTCCTGTACTTCCTCGGCCACGTCAGCAACGCCGTCGTCGTCTCCGTACGCGCCGTCTACCTGCTGCTGCTCGGCGCGGGCTGGGCCGGTGTCACCGCGCTGGGCGCGCTGGTCGCCTGGCGGGTGGCCGGGGTGCGGCTCGCGCTCGGCACGGCGGCCGCATTCCTCGCCTGCGGTCTGCTCGGCATGTGGGTGCCGACCATGCAGACGCTCGCGCTGATGGTGGTGGCCGTCGCCGCGTCGGTCGCCGTGGGCGCCCTGCTGGGCCTGGCCGCCGGGCTGTCCAACCGGATGGACCGCGTCCTGCGCCCGGTGCTGGACACCATGCAGGTGCTCCCGGCCTTCGCCTACCTGCTCCCCGTCGTCCTGGTCTTCGGCATCGGCGTCCCCGCCGCCGTCCTGGCCACCGTCGTCTACGCCGCCCCGCCCATGGCCCGGCTCACCGCCCTCGGCCTGCGCGGCGCCGACCCGGAGGTGCTGGAGGCGGTCGAGTCCCTCGGCACCACCGCCCGCCAGCGGCTGCTGACCGCCCGGATCCCGCTGGCCCGCAAGGAACTCCTCCTCGGCCTCAACCAGACGATCATGATGGCGCTCTCCATGGCGGTCATCGCCTCGGTCATCGGCGCGGGCGGCCTCGGCGACCGCGTCTACCAGGCGCTGGCCTCCGTCGACGTGGGCGCGGCCCTCGCGGCCGGCATCCCGATCGTGCTGCTCGCGGTGGTGCTGGACCGGGTCACCGGGGCGGCGGGGGAGCGGCTCGGCACGGCGGGGGGCACGCCGGTCACCTGGCTGTACGTCCTCGCCGCCGCCGTCGCCGTCGCGGTGGCCGGACGCCTGCTGGGGCGTTCGGACTGGCCCGGGAGCTGGGTGGCCGACATCGCCGGACCGGTCAACCGCGCCGTCGGCTGGATCACCGCGCACCTGCACTCCGGAGTGCCCTACGTGGGCGGCACCGCCGACTGGGCGGCCGGGTTCACCACCTGGGTGCTGGACCCCGTCCGGGACGGACTGCAAGGGCTGCCCTGGTGGTCGGTGCTGCTCGCCGTCGCCGCCCTGGCCTGGCTGGTCGGCACCTGGCGCACCGCGCTCACCGCCACCCTCGCCCTGGCCGCGACCGGCGTCCTCGGCGTGTGGAAGCCGTCACTGGACACCCTGTCGCAGGTGCTGGCGGCCGTCGCCGTCACCCTGGCCACCGGCCTGGCGATCGGGGTGGCCGCCGCCCGCAGCGACCGCTGCGAGAGGCTGCTGCGGCCCGTGCTCGACGTCCTCCAGACGATGCCGCAGTTCGTGTACCTGATCCCGGTCGTCGCGCTGTTCGGCGTGGGCCGCGCGCCCGCCGTGGCCGCCGCGGTCGTCTACGCCCTCCC contains the following coding sequences:
- a CDS encoding ABC transporter permease subunit, with product MATATAGAPRAALPGPLRHRAAGKLLLLAVAAAVLVPFAAARWGSGGWPAALTVDISAPLGRASDWIIDNRDSHPLFLYFLGHVSNAVVVSVRAVYLLLLGAGWAGVTALGALVAWRVAGVRLALGTAAAFLACGLLGMWVPTMQTLALMVVAVAASVAVGALLGLAAGLSNRMDRVLRPVLDTMQVLPAFAYLLPVVLVFGIGVPAAVLATVVYAAPPMARLTALGLRGADPEVLEAVESLGTTARQRLLTARIPLARKELLLGLNQTIMMALSMAVIASVIGAGGLGDRVYQALASVDVGAALAAGIPIVLLAVVLDRVTGAAGERLGTAGGTPVTWLYVLAAAVAVAVAGRLLGRSDWPGSWVADIAGPVNRAVGWITAHLHSGVPYVGGTADWAAGFTTWVLDPVRDGLQGLPWWSVLLAVAALAWLVGTWRTALTATLALAATGVLGVWKPSLDTLSQVLAAVAVTLATGLAIGVAAARSDRCERLLRPVLDVLQTMPQFVYLIPVVALFGVGRAPAVAAAVVYALPAVVRITAQGLRQVDPAALESARSLGATGGQQLRQIQLPLARPALLLAVNQGVVLVLAVVIIGGLVGGGALGYDVVYGLAQGDLATGLVAGAAIVCLGLVLDRVTQPTGRRAGKGA